The genomic window CAATCTTACGAGTTTGAGAAACGGAAATCAGGAAAAGGAGTAGTAGGAAAAAGGTATAAAACAAACGATGAGCTCAGGGAGAAAATAGGAAGCCTGTTTCTCTATCGACCCGAAAATGAAAATAATCTTAAACTTGTCATATGTACAGGAGTCCACGCAAAAACAAACTCGTTTATTTGTCAGACAATGAAAGGAAAGCAAGTAAGAGTTCAAACGGGGCAAGTTGCAGAAACGGTTGGGAAATGGAATCGTTCGATCGAAGAGCTGAAAGAGGCGGCCGATCAAGTTTTAACCTTTGTTCGTCCTTTTCTTGAAAAAGTAAATTGGGATGCTTTGCCTAATCAAATTTTAACGCTTGAAGATATTTTTGATTCGCTTCAAATTACTGGCATTGAAGAGAAACTGGCTGTTGCATTAGCTCTGCAAAGTATTCCGAGTGAAAACCGTTATAAAGAAAAAGACGGGACAAATTATTACAAATTTGATCAAAACTTAAAGCGGCAGCTTACTCATTTTGAGTTGCCGATTCAAGCACAAAAGGTCAATCCTGCGTCAGCAATGGAAATTGTCCGTAATCTTTTGGCGTCCCATCCGCGGTTTATTCGCTGCGGGGTGGATGACTTAGGGACGAAAGAAGAAAGACTGACAATTTATTTTGACTTTCCGGATGCTGTATCCGAAAGTGAGAGAAAAGAACTTTATGACATGATCAAAAAAGCAACGGGATGGACAGTAAGTTTTTCTAATTCTGTCCGCCAAGATCTTTTGCAAGCTCGGCTCTTAAGGATATTTGGCGGTTCAATCGGATCGCCATCTATTCATATAAACGAACAGAAAGTGGTTGTTCCGATAGACAGACCGAGCGACGCTGAAAAATTGATTCATCAGTTTAAAGAAGAAACAGGATTTGACTTGCAATTTAAAGGAGAATCTCTTCCGTCTTTACAGAATCACGTGCAAAAGGAATTGTATCAAGCGAATACTCCTTCAAAAAGGCTTGAAAACAATGAAGCAATCGAAGAAGCAAAAAAATGGGCTCTGGATCGCGGAATTACCATTTATAAAACGGGAATCAAACAACTGAACGGACAAACGATTATGGAAGTCCATTTTATCTCACCGGAAATTGCCATCCGGCATGAAACGGATTTAGAAGAACTCTCTTACAGAATCGGCATGCCGGTAACTTTTGCAAAAAATCCGAAGCAAAATGAAATCATTCGCATCACCCTTGAAGCGATTCCTCATGATTGGGAATTAAAGAAAAACCCTTCCATTCATATCGATAAAAAGCTTGTGACTGTAAAGCTGGGATCATTGCCGGATGATGAAAAACGAAGGGAAATCAGCGAAAAGATTAAGAGAGAAACAGGTTATTCTTTGGATGTCATCGTTTGAGTTTTGGTGCATTGATTTACCTATCAAAAATTTTTAAAAAAGGAATCAAATAATGAGCAGAATAAAAATAGAAAAAAAAGTTTACACATGTGCTTTTGAATTGTTACAAGAAAAAGGTTTTGTCAGTCCGATTGACCTTTTAGTCAAAATGGAGCGGATCGCTACAAAGCAAGTAGAGGAGTGGAGATTCGGGAGAATTCCATATTTGGAAAGAGCTGCGACAGGCAATCTTGCGAAATTAAATCATATTTTAATGACACTGCGGAAATTTGCGAAAGAACAAAATCTAAACCTTCTAAGACCGTTTACATGTCTTGGGGAAAAGGGCCAAAGCAGCGCTTGCGTTTCTCGAAAACAGGAAGCCAGTACATGGAAGATTTGTATTCTACGCATTATGTACGAGCTAAAAAGCTCGGGGGAAAATCTTCATCTAATGATACAATAGTTAATAAAACGGGGTGATTTATATGGGAATGCCGGAAGGAAAACGAAAATATTCTTATGCCGACTATTTATCTTGGGATGAGGATATTTCTTGCGAGGTTATTAACGGGGAAATCATTAGTATGTCACCCTCACCTACCCCGAAGCATCAGGATGTAGTCGATGAACTAACTGCGGAATTCAAAATGTTCCTTCGTGGAAAAGAATGCATGGCATTTTCAGCGCCCATTGACGTTTGTTTATTTGCTGCGAAAGAAACAAATCATGATGAGATTAAAGACTGGGTCCAGCCAGATCTAATTGTCGTATGTGATAGAAATAAAATAGGCGAAAAATATATTACCGGTGCTCCAGACTTAGTAATCGAAGTTCTATCCCCATCAACAACAAGAAATGACCGCTTAATTAAATATAAAAGCTATGAAAAAGCAGGTGTAAAAGAATATTGGATAGTCGATCCATACCATATGTCGGTAGAGGTTTATAAATTGGATGGAACCGCATATAAACAAGCGGGCGTTTTTATAAAAGAGGATCGATTGGAAGTAAGTCTCTTTGAAGGTTTTTCTATTGATTTGAGGAATGTTTTTAAGGATTAATTTCATAAAAGATATTTAATCGACCAAAGTTCCACAATTTTTTAATGAAACTGACCTGAAAAGTTGTATTAATAGCTTTTTGGGTTGGTTTTTTTATACCCCATTAATTAACGAGAGTATAAAATAGTAAAATATTCCTATAAATTACTTTATTGACTCCAATATTTGGGTTATACTTTTCCTAAATTAGACAATTTGATAGAAGGGAAGATTATCTATGGCTGTTCGCAGTATGAAATTAAAAATGAAAACGAATACAGGACAAGATTCGATTCATTTACGCAAAGCTCTTTGGCGAACACATCGACTAGTTAATGAAGGTATTGCTTACTACATGGATTTATTGACTCTCTTTCGTCAAGATGTAATTGGTGATAAAACTAAAGAAGAAATTCAGTCGGAACTACTACAGAAAATCAGAGAACAACAACGGAATAATGGTTCTCTTAAAGAGATTGGAAGTGATCAGGAAATCCTTACTTTGCTTCGCCAATTATATGAGTTAATCATTCCTTCGGCTATTGGAGAAAGCGGTGATGCAAATCAATTAGGAAATAAGTTTTTGTATCCTCTTGTTGATCCAAACAGCCAAGCAGGAAAGGGCACTTCCAAAGCAGGTCGAAAGCCCAGATGGAAACGAATGCAAGAAGAAGGAGATCCAAATTGGGAAATTGAGAAACAAAAGGATGATGAGAGAAAAGCTAAAGATCGAACTGTAAAAATTTTAAATAATCTTAATAATTTAGGTTTATTGCCTTTGTTTACTCTATTTACAAGCAAACAAAAAGATATTGAGTGGCTTCCAATGGGAAAACGCCAATCTGTTCGGAAATGGGATAAAGATATGTTTATTCAAGCAATCGAGCGGCTTTTGTCATGGGAATCGTGGAACCGTCGAGTTGCAGATGAGCGGGAAAAGTTAAAAGAGAAAGTTGAGAATTATTATAAAGAGAATTTATCAGGTGGCGAAAAGTGGATAGAAAAAATTAGGGAGTTTGAAAAGGATCGAGACAAGGAATTGGCTCAAAACGCATTTGCCTCAAATGACGGGTATTTAATCACCTCAAGGCAAATACGTGGATGGGATCGTGTTTATGAAAAATGGAGTAAATTGCCTGAATCAGCTTCAAAGGAAGAGTTATGGAAGGTTGTTGCAGAACAACAAAGCAAGATGTCAGAAGGATTCGGAGATCCTAAAGTGTTCAGCTTTTTGGCTGAATTGGAAAATAGAGATATATGGCGAGGACATCCAGAAAGGATCTATCGTATTGCAGTTTACAATGGTTTGTTAAAACGGCTTTCACAAACAAGAGAACAAGCAACTTTTACACTTCCGGATGCTATTGAACATCCGCTTTGGGTACGTTATGAGGCGCAAGGCGGGACGAATTTAAATCTCTTTAAACTCGAACAAAATTCAAAAAAGGAACTTAAGGTTATTCTTAGTAAAATGATTTGGCCTAAAGAAGAGGGCTGGTTTGAAAAAGAAAAGGTAGAGATCACCTTGGCGCCTTCAAAGCAATCTATCCGACAAATTATTTTAGAAGAGCATATTAAAGGAAAGCAAGAAATAAGTTTTTCAGACTATAGCTCTGGTATTCCTCTTAAAGGGGTATTAGGTGGATCAAGGATCCAATTTAACAGAAAACATCTTGAGAACCACCGTGAGTTTTTAACTGCAGGTGATATTGGGCCAGTTTTTCTGAATTTAGTTATTGATGTGACACCGTTACAAGAAGTGAAAAATGGTCGGCTTCAATCTCCAATTGGAAAAGCATTAAAAATTGTGCCTTCAGAATATCCAAAAGTAATTGACTATAAACCGAAAGAATTAATTGAATGGATAAATAACAGTTCAGCTACAAGTAAGGTCGGAGTTGAGTCGTTAACCGAAGGAATGCGAATTATGAGCATTGATATGGGACAACGTACATCAGCATCTGTTTCCATTTTTGAAGTTGTAAAAGAATTGCCGAAAGATAAAGAACGAAGGTTATTTTATAACATTAAAGATACAGATCTATATGCTCTTCATAGACGGAGTTTTCTTTTAAATCTACCTGGAGAAGTAGTTACAAAAAGAATTAGTCAAGAAAGGGAAGAACGCAGAAAGAATCGACTTATTGTAAGAGCGCACATTCGAATGTTAGCTAGTGTATTAAAATTGGGAACAAAAAAGACCCCTGACGAACGGAAGAAAGCAATGAATAAATTATTGGAAAATATAGAATTAAATAATTTGTGGTCAGTTGCTGATAAGAAAGCTTGGATTCGAGAATTTAATGAATTACTAAATATGGCTTTCTATAATGAAGAGATTTGGAAGGAAAATGTAATCCAATTGCATCGCAGAATGGAACCTTATGTCGGTCAAATTGTCAGTAAATGGCGCAGAGGTTTAAGTGATGGTCGCAGAAATCTAGCCGGAATCTCAATGTGGAATATCGACGAATTGGAAGATACAAGACGACTGCTCATCTCTTGGAGCAAAAGGTCCCGTACGCCGGGTGAAGCAAATCGAATTGAAAACGATGAACCATTTGGGACTAATTTGCTAGAGCATATTCAAAATGTAAAAGAAGATCGGCTTAAACAAATGGCTAATTTAATTGTTATGACCGCATTAGGATATAAGTATGATGAAGGAGAGCCGAACAAGGATAAACGTTGGAAAGAAACGTATCCTGCATGCCAGGTGATTTTATTTGAAAATCTTAACCGATATTTGTTCAATCTCGACCGTTCGCGCCGTGAAAATTCAAAGCTAATGAAATGGGCCCACAGAAGCATTCCAAAAACTGTTTATATGCAGGGAGAGATGTTTGGTCTGCAAGTTGGAGACGTTCGGTCAGAGTTTTCTTCCCGGTTTCATGCAAAGACAGGGGCACCGGGAATTCGTTGTCGTGCATTGACTGAAGAGGATTTAAAAGATGGATCCTATGTTTTAAATCAATTAATTGAATCAAATTTTATAAATGAAAATGAGATTAACCACCTGAGAAAAGGTGACATAGTTCCGTGGGAAGGCGGAGAACTATTTGCGACTCTTTCTAAACCTTATAAAAAAGAATCTGATGATAATGAGCTAACCGTTATTCATGCAGATATTAATGCAGCTCAAAATCTTCAAAAAAGATTCTGGCAGCAAAACTCTGAAGTATTTAGAGTATCATGTCAATTAGCAAAAGTGGGCGATGATGAAGTTTATGTTCCAAAATCTGAATCAGTTAAGAAATACTTAGGTAAAGGTAAATTTGTTAAGGTAAGTGATAAACAAGAGGTATATAATTTGGAAAAATCCGACAAAATAAAAATAAAAATAAAAACAGACTCCACAATCGAGCTTCAGGATTTGGACGAACTTGGCGAAATTGCTCAAACTATTGAACTTGCGGAAGAACAGCAGAAAAAATACGTGACGTTGTTCCGTGATCCAAGTGGGTATTTTTTTAATAATGGAACGTGGCGTCCACAAAAAGAGTTTTGGTCAATAGTAAACAATATTATAAGAAACTGTTTAAAGAAGAAAATCCTGAAAAATAAAGTGGAGGTGTGATCGGAGGTTTCCCTAAGTTGTCTATACCGATTAGAATGCTTAATGAAATCCAATATTGTGAACGACTGTACTATATCATGCACGTACAAGGGATTTTTGAAGAAAGTGCTGACACAATTGAAGGGGATGCACAGCACCGCAGGGCGGAAAATCGTATGAGAAAAGGGACGATTGCCCCCACGGAATTGTGGGGGGAAGCCCCGCTTAGTTTGCATTTAGGTGATGATCATCTAAATATTGTAGGAAAGTTGGATACAGTTACTCTGGAAAAAGACCTTTGGGTGCCGGTAGAAAGCAAACACTCATCTGCTCCTGACGGCAGTCAAAGTTTTAAGGTTGAAACCTATGATCTACAGGGTACGGCATGGCCAAATGATCAGATTCAATTATGTGCACAAGGGTTATTGCTAAGGGCAAATGGCTATTCATCTGATTATGGTTATCTTTATTATCGAGGCAATAAGAAAAAAGTTAGAGTGGATTTTACTCAAGATCTTATCAATCTTACAAATTATTATATTAGGAAAGCTCATGAACTGATAAATAAGCCGATTCCAAAGCCGCTTAAAGATTCCAATAAATGTTTCCGATGTTCGTTGAACTATGTTTGTTTACCGGATGAGACGAATTATCTGATTGGTGCTAGTACGAATATTAGAAAAATTGTTCCTAACAGAGACGATGGAGGAATCTTATATGTTTCAGAACCTGGGACAAAATTAGGAAAAAGTGGAGAAAGCCTGACAATTCGCTATCCTGATGGAAGATCAGATGAAATTCCAATTAAAGATATCATCCATGTTTCTTTAATGGGGAATGTGCAATGCTCTACACAGCTTACACATACTTTAATGGCATGTGGGATTACAATTAGCTACTTGTCTACTCATGGACAAATGATTGGATACACAATGCCGCCCGTTACCAAGAATATTTTTCTCCGTAAGAATCAATTTATCAAATTTCAGCACTATGATCATGCTTTGAGACTTTCCCAATGGATCATATATGCTAAAATTTCAAACCAAAGGACTTTACTTCGACGTAATGGATCCGCGCCTAAATCTTTGCTTCAAGAATTGAAAGAACTCCGTGACAAGGCAATTTCGGCAGAGAGTATAGAAAGTCTAAGAGGAATTGAAGGTCGTGCTGCCAAACTATATTTTGAGGCTTTCCCAACAATGTTAAAACTTAAAGGTGTCGATAGAAAAGCTTTTATGAATGGAAGAAACAGAAGGCCTCCCAAAGATCCGGTAAATGCTCTCCTTTCTTTAGGTTATACACTGTTAGCACGGGATGTTTTAGCTGCTTGTACTGGTGTAGGATTGGATCCAATGTTTGGATTTTATCATTCTATTGAACCCGGAAGGCCGGCTCTTGCATTGGACCTTATGGAGCCATTTCGCCCTCTTATTGTTGATAGCGTCGTTTTAAGAATTTTAAATACACAAGAACTTGATTTAGACGATTTTTATCGAGGAGAGGACAGCTGCCAGTTAAACAAGAATGGCCGAAAAAAATTTTTTGCTGCATATGAACGTCGTCTTCATGAGACCTTAACTCATCCCCGTTTTGGGTACAAAATTAGTTATCGAAGAACTTTAGATGTAGAGGTACGGTTATTGGCTAGATACCTTGAGGGGGAAGTTAATGAATATAGGCCAGTAACTACACGGTAGGAGGAAAAGATGAGACAATATGTATTGGTAAGTTATGATATTTCTGACTCAAAACGATGGAGAAAGGTCTACAAAATAATGAAGGCGTTTGGAGAACATGTGCAGTATTCTGTTTTTATCTGCCAGTTGACCGAATTGCAAGAAGCGGACTTGAAAAGCAAATTAGAAGATATTGTGCACCATCAACAAGATCAAGTTATGTTCGTCCATATAGGCCCAGTTACACGCGATCAGTTAAATAAAAAAATATCTACTGTCGGAAGAGATTACTACCCAAGAGATTTATCAAAGTTAATTTATTAAAAAAATTCTAATAATAACTTGATGAAAATTGGACAAAATAATATAATGAAGATGACCTATAGGGTCGATTAATTCTGTGCGTGTGCCTCGGTAAAGAAAAACTTTGCCAACCACAGGATTATCTTTTTTCTGCTATGTATTTTGATTTTATTGTCGAGTACCGAAGTATGTCTAAAAGACCTGAGGGTACTCGAATTCTTTATTTATAAAGGTTTTTAAGGACTTTTTTAGGTTGAAAGCTCTTTGAAAAAAAGGTTTTTGCATACTTATTTTTGTTTGCCCTCGAATTTAACCCCCAAGACGCTGTGTTTTCAATGGGTTCCTCGGGCAGCAGTCTGAATACATAGCAGAAAATAAGGTGATTGGCACGGCGCCAGCTTGTATGACGTTGTCCAGAAATGCTTGTCTGAATACATAGCAGAAAATAAGGTGATTGGCACATTAAAGCGTAAAATTGAGCCATCTTAAGAAGCGCCGTCTGAATACATAGCAGAAAATAAGGTGATTGGCACGCACATCGATTTCCCCGAATCCTTTGCTTGAGCCCCCGTCTGAATACATAGCAGAAAATAAGGTGATTGGCACGCAGAAGCGATCAATATTCGTGAAGCAAGAGAATTTGTCTGAATACATAGCAGAAAATAAGGTGATTGGCACATCAAAACATTTTTAATGGTCATACGAATGTAAACATGTCTGAATACATAGCAGAAAATAAGGTGATTGGCACTTTTTAAATTGTGTCAATCGTCGTTTTCGAATTAACTGGTCTGAATACATAGCAGAAAATAAGGTGATTGGCACATTATTTGAACCAAAAGTATATAAAGATCCTTTAATGTCTGAATACATAGCAGAAAATAAGGTGATTGGCACTATTAGCCATATAATATTTTCCACCGTACCAATTTAGTCTGAATACATAGCAGAAAATAAGGTGATTGGCACGGTGTAGGTTTACCCAGTGAAATACTAAAAGACCTTCAATGTCTGAATACATAGCAGAAAATAAGGTGATTGGCACTTAAATATCGACTCATAGGATTCAGAAAGATTCCTGTCTGAATACATAGCAGAAAATAAGGTGATTGGCACTCATATTCTTCTTTACTACAATAATATTTATTTCTACCCGTCTGAATACATAGCAGAAAATAAGGTGATTGGCACATAATATCAAAAATTTCCTGAGCATCTAAATCAAGAGTCTGAATACATAGCAGAAAATAAGGTGATTGGCACTTTCTTTTAACGATTTGTTTTGATCAATAATATCTTGTCTGAATACATAGCAGAAAATAAGGTGATTGGCACACAAATTAATGGAATTAGAGCAGATGAATCAACTGTCTGAATACATAGCAGAAAATAAGGTGATTGGCACAACACTCAATTGCAAGCGTTAGAAAGCACCATTGTAGGTCTGAATACATAGCAGAAAATAAGGTGATTGGCACTCTCAGATATCCAATTGAAAGGAGTTTGCTCTGCACTGTGTCTGAATACATAGCAGAAAATAAGGTGATTGGCACCAAAGGAGGCGGTGGTGATGTGATGTGCCAAATTGGTCTGAATACATAGCAGAAAATAAGGTGATTGGCACCGGAAATAGATATTTTTTAGCTTGACATCTACTTGACGTCTGAATACATAGCAGAAAATAAGGTGATTGGCACTTTTGATGACTTGACAAGAGAAGAACGTATTCAGAGTCTGAATACATAGCAGAAAATAAGGTGATTGGCACATTTTTGAGCCAATACCCCTTGCATAAGCAGGTATTAAGTCTGAATACATAGCAGAAAATAAGGTGATTGGCACCTCTACTTTCAGTTAATTCTTTGGGATAATCATTTAGTCTGAATACATAGCAGAAAATAAGGTGATTGGCACAATGTTTAGTGTCACTTTAATACTGTGAAATTGTTGTCTGAATACATAGCAGAAAATAAGGTGATTGGCACAAAAAAATTGCGGACGAGCTGTTGCGAATCGGTATCGTCTGAATACATAGCAGAAAATAAGGTGATTGGCACGCATTATCTGCGGCTGTATTTGCATTATCCGCCGCATTGTCTGAATACATAGCAGAAAATAAGGTGATTGGCACCTTTACTTTTTTGAGGTTTCTCCAACTTCTCCAATGAATGTCTGAATACATAGCAGAAAATAAGGTGATTGGCACTCTGAAAAAGTGAAAGAAAGATATAAACGTATGTTTAGGTCTGAATACATAGCAGAAAATAAGGTGATTGGCACCTTTCTGTTTCTGTTGATAAAGATTGTTTTCAAAATGTCTGAATACATAGCAGAAAATAAGGTGATTGGCACGTCAAGTTCCTTAATGGTTTCTATCATAAGATTTAAGTCTGAATACATAGCAGAAAATAAGGTGATTGGCACCCTTCGGTTGATTTCAACCCCTGTCCGTGCTTTGTGTCTGAATACATAGCAGAAAATAAGGTGATTGGCACCAGTCATCGATCAGGGAAGGAAGGTCAAGAGAAACACCGTCTGAATACATAGCAGAAAATAAGGTGATTGGCACATTTAGATGGCTTTGATGATGAAACAAAAATTGAGGGTCTGAATACATAGCAGAAAATAAGGTGATTGGCACATCTAGATTCACTGATTCTCACCTTTAATTCTTCGTCTGAATACATAGCAGAAAATAAGGTGATTGGCACTTTGGTTGCTTAATCCCTTTTCATAGAGTTCATCGTCTGAATACATAGCAGAAAATAAGGTGATTGGCACATCTTCTCCTTAAAGACAAATTGATCTCGAAAGCGTCTGAATACATAGCAGAAAATAAGGTGATTGGCACTAGAAATCGAGGTGAATGAATTGAGTACTCAAAAAGTCTGAATACATAGCAGAAAATAAGGTGATTGGCACTAACAAACCAAGATGGATTTAATTGGCTGGATACTCGTCTGAATACATAGCAGAAAATAAGGTGATTGGCACTCATCAATAAAGGCAATATGAACTTTTTCTAGACCAAGTCTGAATACATAGCAGAAAATAAGGTGATTGGCACATCATGGATTGTAAAGGCGTATCCACTGATAAATAGGTCTGAATACATAGCAGAAAATAAGGTGATTGGCACGCAGTAGGTGATACTGTATGCAATCAAAATATTGTGGTCTGAATACATAGCAGAAAATAAGGTGATTGGCACCAGTTGGATTCGTTATTATTGGATTTTCTACTGGGTCTGAATACATAGCAGAAAATAAGGTGATTGGCACCATACGGATTCGATTTGAACGAAGAAGAAAAACTAGTGTCTGAATACATAGCAGAAAATAAGGTGATTGGCACTTCATAAGACAGTTTGTCGATCGGTACTTGATCTTGTGTCTGAATACATAGCAGAAAATAAGGTGATTGGCACTATAAAAAGTTGATTTTATTTATATTATATGGTATGTCTGAATACATAGCAGAAAATAAGGTGATTGGCACATAGCTGATAATGTTTTACCCGAACCTGCTTGACCAGGTCTGAATACATAGCAGAAAATAAGGTGATTGGCACAAAACGCCCCCATTTCTATTACCTATTCTTGTTTCTGTCTGAATACATAGCAGAAAATAAGGTGATTGGCACCAAAAAAATTTTTTCACGAAAAATATCCTTTCGTGGAGTCTGAATACATAGCAGAAAATAAGGTGATTGGCACAGGAATTGTCAGCAGAACTTGAATTATTGAAACAAGGTCTGAATACATAGCAGAAAATAAGGTGATTGGCACGAAATATGAAACGAACAGACACCATGTGTGACCGTCAAGTGAAATATTACAATTTCCGATAATTAATTTTTTACACTTTTAATTAAATATAGAGGATCTATGTTTCATTCTATAACTATCTTCATTTAGGTGAATAATTTCAGCTTTATGAAGAATTCTATCTAAGATGGCAGTGGTAATCGCTGGATCACCTAATAATTCCCCCCATTCCTTTGGCGCTTTATTAGATGTTAGTATAATAGACGACTTATTATATAAATCGTTAATTAGGTGGAAGAATAAGTTAGCTTCATGTTGGTCCATGGCCATAAACATAAGATCATCTATAATAATCAAATCTGCACTTCGGATTCTTTTTATTTTTGTTTGAGATTTACGTGAAATTTCTTCTGTTTTCAATGTATGTATCAGCTCTCCCATTGTAATAAACATCACTTTATAGCCTTGATTTATAGCTACAAATCCTAAACCCACCGCCAAGTGGGTCTTTCCGACACCTGGCGGTCCAAGGAAAATGATGTTATACAATTGTTCAATCCATGTTAATTCCTTAAGTTGATTCAATTGCTTCCTGCTTAATGATTGTTGCTCCTCTAAATTAAATTCATCTATTGTTCTTTGAAACGGAAAATTTGCCCACTTTAGTCGCTTTTCTAACTGCTTTTCTTCCCTTCTTTTTTGCTCGTATTCTAAAATGCAATTAAGAAAAGTGAGATATGAGGAATCGTTCGTTTCGGCTTCTTTAACTAAAGTTGGCAAATAATGAGCCGTTTCCTTCAAACGAAGAGCTTTTAAAAGCTCTTGTGATTTTGATAATGAGTTCATTTTTGCCCCTCCAATACAGATATGTATTTATTCACATCACGTTTTTGCGTATTGATTTGGTTGATTTGATTTTTACGTTCCACAACTGGTATTACCACTTGTTCCTTATCCTTACTGCTGCTGTTTATTTGTTTTTGTTGTTGAAGGTACTGAGCCATATCGGTAAAGTCGGTTGCTGTATAAAGCTTTTTATTCATGCATTCCTCCAAAGCTTTATCCACTACGGACTGCTTTATTAATCGGATTTGCTTCAAAATAATTTGTAATTGGTCCCGTATATAACGAGGTTTCTTTTTTCGAATTTCTTGTAAATAGGATTTGGCAAGTTCAGAATTTGTGAAATAACGTGAGACCGTTTCAATATAAGCATCAATACCTTTTGTTCGGTCTCGTGTATGCTGACGATCTTGGATTAATTGTCCTTTGCCAGGGAATATTTTATGTTTAGCTATCAAAGGACCGTCTGCTTTTTCATAAATAAACAAGTATCCATCAGATTCAGTTATATAAACTTCTTTTTGTTTGTTATATGTCCCAAGAGGGACTGAATAACGATTTGATTGATATCGTATAGTGTTGTCTTTACGAACAGCCCTTGTTATACTGGAGTAAGGATTTAAGTTAGATAATTTGTTGAGGACTGGTCTTAAGTATTGCTTTTCTTTCTGAAATACTTCGACTGGTCTTTTTTTCGTTGTATTGTGTATTTTATAATTACCAGTGCGGTTCAGCCATTCCCAGCCCGCCTCATTCCATTCATCAATATTTGTGAATTCCCGATGTTTAGCAAAGTTATGTTTGATATATCCTACAACATTTTCAATTTTCCCTTTGCTTTCCGGATCAGCTTTACGGCAAACTCTCAATTTTAATTTTCTTTCTTGTCGATAGGATTCAAACTCCTTTGTTAATATGAGATCTCCACCATTTTCACTAACAAGTATTAATGAATCCTGGTCATAAACAATTTCACGAGGGATGCCCCCAAACCATTGAAATGCATTTTCGTGACAACGTATGACATCACGAGTAGTAAAAGGTCGATCTAACCATTCCATATATTTATATCGTGAATGGGAAAGTACAAACGCTATAAAATATAGTTTTACTTTTTTCTTCCCTCGCGTATATTGATGAGTCTCCCCAAAATCAACTTGGACTTGTTCTCCCATTTCTACTTCTGGAACAGCTTCATAAGATCTGGGGAGTGTTTCCTTTGTAATTCCGTAATGAATCCTCAGTTCACGAACATAGGACCTAACGGTACCTTCGGAAACTTCCAAACTTGAATATCTTTCCTTTAACCAATCTTCCACTTGGGCAGCTGACAT from Bacillus methanolicus includes these protein-coding regions:
- the istA gene encoding IS21 family transposase, whose amino-acid sequence is MDKFEVYVEIRQLLELGFSKAKVAKKLGISRPTLYRYLNQNPKEMVEWIDSTNTRSKKLDPYKSQILTWLNEHPDMSAAQVEDWLKERYSSLEVSEGTVRSYVRELRIHYGITKETLPRSYEAVPEVEMGEQVQVDFGETHQYTRGKKKVKLYFIAFVLSHSRYKYMEWLDRPFTTRDVIRCHENAFQWFGGIPREIVYDQDSLILVSENGGDLILTKEFESYRQERKLKLRVCRKADPESKGKIENVVGYIKHNFAKHREFTNIDEWNEAGWEWLNRTGNYKIHNTTKKRPVEVFQKEKQYLRPVLNKLSNLNPYSSITRAVRKDNTIRYQSNRYSVPLGTYNKQKEVYITESDGYLFIYEKADGPLIAKHKIFPGKGQLIQDRQHTRDRTKGIDAYIETVSRYFTNSELAKSYLQEIRKKKPRYIRDQLQIILKQIRLIKQSVVDKALEECMNKKLYTATDFTDMAQYLQQQKQINSSSKDKEQVVIPVVERKNQINQINTQKRDVNKYISVLEGQK